A single region of the Dunckerocampus dactyliophorus isolate RoL2022-P2 chromosome 3, RoL_Ddac_1.1, whole genome shotgun sequence genome encodes:
- the phka2 gene encoding phosphorylase b kinase regulatory subunit alpha, liver isoform isoform X4 has product MRSRSNSGVRLDGYARLVQETILCHQNPVTGLLPASTHKKDAWVRDNVYSILAVWGLGMAYRKNADRDEDKAKAYELEQSVVKLMQGLLRCMMRQVAKVEKFKHTQSTKDCLHAKYDTPTCATVVGDDQWGHLQVDATSIYLLMLAQMTASGLCIISNMDEVAFIQNLVFYIEAAYKVADYGMWERGDKTNQGIPELNGSSVGIAKAALEAIDELDLFGAHGGPKSVIHVLPDEVEHCQSILCSMLPRASTSKEIDAGLLSVISFPAFAVEDADLVAITKSEIISKLQGRYGCCRFIRDGYRCPKEDPSRLHYDPAELKLFENIECEWPVFWTYLILDGVFTGDQVQVQEYREALEAVLIRGKNGIKLLPELYAVPSDKVDEEYSNPHTVDRVATGQVPHMWGQSLYILSCLLAEGFLAPGEIDPLNRRFSTNLKPDVVVQVCVLAESEDIQNLLSDHGIKVQMLSDVHPIRVLPARILSHVYVRLGNCKKLNLSGRPYRHIGVLGTSKFYEIRNRSYIFTPQFLDQHHFYLALDNQMIVEMLRTEVAYLSSCWRMTGRPTLTFPITRSMLVEDGNTIDPCILATLRKLQDGYFAGARMQMSELSTLQTTSFHTRLSFLDEETDDSLLDEVEEKDKDYGEEYSNCEPSDGSNNMFDQYLTQLLHSTTTRRHLPPIQSGQHHVFSAEHTTRDILSFMAQVQGLHVPKSSMYLPVTPLMNKHRKSLNLLEVPQPSPHGVKHKSHSAADLHLPRDAQGNTDFASLVRQLKECPTLQDQADILYVLYVMKGADWLVELSGPGQGGASVRTLLEELYVQAGACKEWGLIRYISGVLRKRVEVLSEACTDLISHHKQITVGLPPEPRERVITVPLPPEELNCLIYEASGQDISVAVLTQEIMVYLAMYVRSQPALFGDMLRLRIGLIMQVMATELARSLRCSGEEASESLMSLSPFGMKNLLHHILSGKEFGVEKSMRPIQSTATSPAISIHELGHTGATKTERSGIHKLKSEIRQILSGGVSTCSNVTSPRSTRCSSPSTPSGMLSPVGSGAGDGQLHWEERQGQWLRRRRLDGAINRVPMGFYQKVWKILQKCHGLSIDGYVLPSSTTREMTAKEIKFAVQVESVLNHVPQPEYRQLLVETLTVLGLVADVDVDNIGGIIHVDRILHMANNLFLCDQKSKSACEYFLEKDPATGICNFFYDSAPSGRYGTMTYLSKAVITYVQDFLPTSSCMMQ; this is encoded by the exons ATGAGGAGCCGCAGTAATTCAGGAGTGAGGCTGGATGGATATGCCAGGCTGGTCCAGGAGACTATCTTGTGCCACCAG aacCCAGTGACAGGGCTGCTGCCTGCCAGCACCCACAAGAAGGATGCCTGGGTGAGGGATAATGTGTACAGTATTCTAGCTGTGTGGGGGCTGGGCATGGCTTATCGCAAGAATGCAGACCGGGATGAGGACAAGGCCAAAGCTTACGAACTGGAGCAG aGTGTAGTCAAACTGATGCAAGGACTTCTACGTTGCATGATGAGGCAG GTTGCCAAAGTGGAGAAGTTCAAACATACTCAGAGCACCAAGGATTGTTTGCATGCCAAATATGACACTCCCACCTGTGCCACTGTGGTTGGAGATGACCAGTGGGGTCATCTTCAGGTGGACGCCACCTCCATTTACTTACTGATGCTGGCACAGATGACAGCGTCAG GTCTTTGTATCATCTCAAACATGGATGAGGTAGCTTTTATCCAAAACTTGGTCTTCTACATAGAGGCAGCATACAAGGTGGCG GACTATGGGATGTGGGAGCGTGGTGACAAAACCAACCAGGGAATTCCGGAACTCAATGGTAGCTCTGTCGGAATTGCAAAG GCAGCTCTTGAGGCTATAGATGAGCTGGATCTTTTTGGTGCCCATGGAGGCCCGAAGTCGGTCATCCATGTTCTTCCTGATGAAGTGGAGCACTGTCAG TCCATTCTGTGCTCCATGCTGCCTAGAGCTTCTACTTCCAAGGAGATAGATGCTGGTCTTCTGTCTGTTATTTCTTTCCCTGCCTTTGCAGTGGAGGATGCTGACCTGGTGGCCATCACCAAGTCAGAAATCATCAGCAAATTGCAG GGACGTTATGGCTGCTGTCGCTTCATTAGGGATGGATATCGTTGTCCTAAAGAG GACCCATCCCGGCTGCATTATGATCCTGCTGAGCTGAAACTGTTTGAGAATATTGAATGTGAGTGGCCGGTATTCTGGACTTACCTCATTCTTGATGGTGTCTTTACAGGAGACCAAGTGCAG GTGCAGGAATACCGTGAGGCACTGGAGGCTGTTTTGATCCGAGGAAAAAACGGCATCAAATTACTGCCTGAACTTTATGCTGTACCAAGTGACAAG GTGGACGAGGAGTACAGCAACCCCCACACTGTGGATAGAGTAGCCACGGGACAGGTGCCTCACATGTGGGGACAATCACTTTACATCCTGAGCTGTCTTCTTGCTGAG GGCTTTTTGGCACCAGGAGAGATAGATCCTCTCAACAGACGCTTCTCTACCAATTTAAAACCAGATGTCGTTGTGCAAG TTTGTGTCTTAGCAGAGTCAGAGGACATCCAGAACTTGTTGAGTGATCATGGCATAAAGGTCCAGATGTTGTCTGACGTTCACCCTATTAGGGTCCTGCCTGCTCGCATCCTGAGCCATGTCTATGTCCGACTGG GGAATTGCAAAAAGCTAAATTTAAGTGGGAGGCCTTACAGACATATTGGAGTTTTGGGAACATCCAAGTTTTATGAGATCAGGAACCGCTCTTATATATTCACCCCTCAG TTTCTGGATCAGCATCATTTCTACTTGGCCCTCGACAACCAGATGATCGTGGAGATGTTGCGAACGGAGGTGGCCTACCTCTCCTCCTGCTGGAGAATGACAGGACGGCCCACTCTGACTTTCCCCATCACCCGCAGCATGCTTG TGGAAGATGGCAATACAATTGATCCGTGTATCCTAGCTACACTCAGGAAGCTGCAGGATGGCTATTTTGCTGGAGCAAG GATGCAGATGTCGGAGCTCTCCACTCTGCAAACCACTTCCTTCCACACTCGCCTCAGCTTCCTGGATGAAGAGACTGATGACAGCTTGCTTGACGAGGTTGAGGAAAAGGATAAAGACTATGGTGAAGAATACAGCAACTGTGAGCCTTCGG ATGGCTCAAACAACATGTTTGACCAGTACCTCACTCAGCTTCTCCACAGCACCACCACCCGGCGTCATCTTCCTCCCATCCAGAGCGGGCAGCACCACGTGTTCAGTGCTGAACACACCACCAGAGACATCCTGTCCTTTATGGCCCAGGTTCAGGGTCTTCACGTGCCCA AGTCTTCCATGTATCTTCCTGTTACTCCTCTCATGAACAAGCACCGTAAATCTCTCAACCTGCTCGAGGTACCTCAGCCTAGCCCACATGGAGTAAAGCACAAG TCTCACAGCGCTGCTGATCTTCACCTGCCTCGAGATGCGCAGGGCAACACTGACTTTGCATCACTGGTGAGGCAGCTGAAGGAGTGCCCCACTCTGCAGGACCAAGCGGACATTCTTTATGTCCTCTATGTGATGAA AGGAGCTGATTGGCTGGTAGAGTTGTCAGGTCCGGGCCAGGGTGGAGCGAGCGTACGTACCCTGTTGGAGGAGCTGTATGTACAAGCTGGAGCTTGCAAGGAATGGGGTCTCATCAGATACATTTCTGGAGTACTACGCAAAAGAGTGGAGGTCCTCTCTGAG GCCTGCACAGATCTTATTTCTCACCACAAGCAGATAACAGTGGGTCTTCCTCCTGAACCCAGAGAAAGAGTCATCACCGT TCCTCTTCCTCCCGAGGAGCTGAATTGTCTCATCTATGAAGCCAGTGGTCAGGACATCAGTGTTGCTGTTCTTACTCAG GAGATCATGGTCTACTTAGCCATGTATGTGCGCTCCCAGCCCGCCCTGTTTGGAGACATGCTCCGACTCAGAATAGGACTCATCATGCAAGTGATGGCCACTGAGCTGGCTCGCAGCCTGCGATGCTCTG GGGAGGAGGCCTCTGAAAGCCTGATGAGCCTGAGTCCTTTTGGCATGAAGAACCTGCTGCATCACATCCTTAGTGGCAAGGAGTTCGGGGTGGAGAAAAGCA TGCGGCCTATCCAGTCAACAGCCACCAGTCCTGCCATTTCCATCCATGAACTAGGACACACCGGAGCCACCAAGACGGAGCGTTCAGGAATACATAAACTCAAGAGTGAGATCAGACAG ATCCTCAGCGGTGGCGTCTCCACATGCAGCAATGTCACTTCGCCGCGCTCCACG CGCTGCAGCAGCCCCTCCACCCCGAGTGGGATGTTGTCCCCAGTGGGCTCTGGTGCAGGCGACGGACAGCTGCACTGGGAGGAGAGGCAAGGCCAGTGGTTGAGAAGACGCAGGCTGGATGGAGCTATCAACAGAGTACCAATGGGTTTCTACCAGAAGGTGTGGAAGATCCTCCAGAAGTGCCATGGTCTGTCCATTGATGGCTATGTGTTACCATCTTCTACTACAAGAGAG ATGACAGCGAAGGAAATCAAGTTTGCAGTGCAGGTGGAGTCTGTCCTCAACCATGTGCCTCAACCGGAATACAGACAGCTGCTGGTGGAGACTTTGACGGTTCTTGGCCTGGTAGCGGATGTGGATGTTGACAACATTGGTGGCATCATCCATGTGGACCGCATCCTACACATGGCTAACAACCTCTTCCTCTGCGACCAG AAGTCTAAAAGCGCCTGTGAgtatttcctggagaaggatccAGCAACGGGCATCTGCAACTTTTTCTATGATAGCGCCCCCAGTGGTCGCTATGGCACAATGACATATTTGTCCAAAGCTGTCATCACCTACGTCCAGGACTTCCTGCCGACTTCCAGCTGCATGATGCAGTGA
- the phka2 gene encoding phosphorylase b kinase regulatory subunit alpha, liver isoform isoform X2 has product MRSRSNSGVRLDGYARLVQETILCHQNPVTGLLPASTHKKDAWVRDNVYSILAVWGLGMAYRKNADRDEDKAKAYELEQSVVKLMQGLLRCMMRQVAKVEKFKHTQSTKDCLHAKYDTPTCATVVGDDQWGHLQVDATSIYLLMLAQMTASGLCIISNMDEVAFIQNLVFYIEAAYKVADYGMWERGDKTNQGIPELNGSSVGIAKAALEAIDELDLFGAHGGPKSVIHVLPDEVEHCQSILCSMLPRASTSKEIDAGLLSVISFPAFAVEDADLVAITKSEIISKLQGRYGCCRFIRDGYRCPKEDPSRLHYDPAELKLFENIECEWPVFWTYLILDGVFTGDQVQVQEYREALEAVLIRGKNGIKLLPELYAVPSDKVDEEYSNPHTVDRVATGQVPHMWGQSLYILSCLLAEGFLAPGEIDPLNRRFSTNLKPDVVVQVCVLAESEDIQNLLSDHGIKVQMLSDVHPIRVLPARILSHVYVRLGNCKKLNLSGRPYRHIGVLGTSKFYEIRNRSYIFTPQFLDQHHFYLALDNQMIVEMLRTEVAYLSSCWRMTGRPTLTFPITRSMLVEDGNTIDPCILATLRKLQDGYFAGARMQMSELSTLQTTSFHTRLSFLDEETDDSLLDEVEEKDKDYGEEYSNCEPSDGSNNMFDQYLTQLLHSTTTRRHLPPIQSGQHHVFSAEHTTRDILSFMAQVQGLHVPKSSMYLPVTPLMNKHRKSLNLLEVPQPSPHGVKHKSHSAADLHLPRDAQGNTDFASLVRQLKECPTLQDQADILYVLYVMKGADWLVELSGPGQGGASVRTLLEELYVQAGACKEWGLIRYISGVLRKRVEVLSEACTDLISHHKQITVGLPPEPRERVITVPLPPEELNCLIYEASGQDISVAVLTQEIMVYLAMYVRSQPALFGDMLRLRIGLIMQVMATELARSLRCSGEEASESLMSLSPFGMKNLLHHILSGKEFGVEKSMRPIQSTATSPAISIHELGHTGATKTERSGIHKLKSEIRQLDDSRPLSILSGGVSTCSNVTSPRSTRCSSPSTPSGMLSPVGSGAGDGQLHWEERQGQWLRRRRLDGAINRVPMGFYQKVWKILQKCHGLSIDGYVLPSSTTREMTAKEIKFAVQVESVLNHVPQPEYRQLLVETLTVLGLVADVDVDNIGGIIHVDRILHMANNLFLCDQKSKSACEYFLEKDPATGICNFFYDSAPSGRYGTMTYLSKAVITYVQDFLPTSSCMMQ; this is encoded by the exons ATGAGGAGCCGCAGTAATTCAGGAGTGAGGCTGGATGGATATGCCAGGCTGGTCCAGGAGACTATCTTGTGCCACCAG aacCCAGTGACAGGGCTGCTGCCTGCCAGCACCCACAAGAAGGATGCCTGGGTGAGGGATAATGTGTACAGTATTCTAGCTGTGTGGGGGCTGGGCATGGCTTATCGCAAGAATGCAGACCGGGATGAGGACAAGGCCAAAGCTTACGAACTGGAGCAG aGTGTAGTCAAACTGATGCAAGGACTTCTACGTTGCATGATGAGGCAG GTTGCCAAAGTGGAGAAGTTCAAACATACTCAGAGCACCAAGGATTGTTTGCATGCCAAATATGACACTCCCACCTGTGCCACTGTGGTTGGAGATGACCAGTGGGGTCATCTTCAGGTGGACGCCACCTCCATTTACTTACTGATGCTGGCACAGATGACAGCGTCAG GTCTTTGTATCATCTCAAACATGGATGAGGTAGCTTTTATCCAAAACTTGGTCTTCTACATAGAGGCAGCATACAAGGTGGCG GACTATGGGATGTGGGAGCGTGGTGACAAAACCAACCAGGGAATTCCGGAACTCAATGGTAGCTCTGTCGGAATTGCAAAG GCAGCTCTTGAGGCTATAGATGAGCTGGATCTTTTTGGTGCCCATGGAGGCCCGAAGTCGGTCATCCATGTTCTTCCTGATGAAGTGGAGCACTGTCAG TCCATTCTGTGCTCCATGCTGCCTAGAGCTTCTACTTCCAAGGAGATAGATGCTGGTCTTCTGTCTGTTATTTCTTTCCCTGCCTTTGCAGTGGAGGATGCTGACCTGGTGGCCATCACCAAGTCAGAAATCATCAGCAAATTGCAG GGACGTTATGGCTGCTGTCGCTTCATTAGGGATGGATATCGTTGTCCTAAAGAG GACCCATCCCGGCTGCATTATGATCCTGCTGAGCTGAAACTGTTTGAGAATATTGAATGTGAGTGGCCGGTATTCTGGACTTACCTCATTCTTGATGGTGTCTTTACAGGAGACCAAGTGCAG GTGCAGGAATACCGTGAGGCACTGGAGGCTGTTTTGATCCGAGGAAAAAACGGCATCAAATTACTGCCTGAACTTTATGCTGTACCAAGTGACAAG GTGGACGAGGAGTACAGCAACCCCCACACTGTGGATAGAGTAGCCACGGGACAGGTGCCTCACATGTGGGGACAATCACTTTACATCCTGAGCTGTCTTCTTGCTGAG GGCTTTTTGGCACCAGGAGAGATAGATCCTCTCAACAGACGCTTCTCTACCAATTTAAAACCAGATGTCGTTGTGCAAG TTTGTGTCTTAGCAGAGTCAGAGGACATCCAGAACTTGTTGAGTGATCATGGCATAAAGGTCCAGATGTTGTCTGACGTTCACCCTATTAGGGTCCTGCCTGCTCGCATCCTGAGCCATGTCTATGTCCGACTGG GGAATTGCAAAAAGCTAAATTTAAGTGGGAGGCCTTACAGACATATTGGAGTTTTGGGAACATCCAAGTTTTATGAGATCAGGAACCGCTCTTATATATTCACCCCTCAG TTTCTGGATCAGCATCATTTCTACTTGGCCCTCGACAACCAGATGATCGTGGAGATGTTGCGAACGGAGGTGGCCTACCTCTCCTCCTGCTGGAGAATGACAGGACGGCCCACTCTGACTTTCCCCATCACCCGCAGCATGCTTG TGGAAGATGGCAATACAATTGATCCGTGTATCCTAGCTACACTCAGGAAGCTGCAGGATGGCTATTTTGCTGGAGCAAG GATGCAGATGTCGGAGCTCTCCACTCTGCAAACCACTTCCTTCCACACTCGCCTCAGCTTCCTGGATGAAGAGACTGATGACAGCTTGCTTGACGAGGTTGAGGAAAAGGATAAAGACTATGGTGAAGAATACAGCAACTGTGAGCCTTCGG ATGGCTCAAACAACATGTTTGACCAGTACCTCACTCAGCTTCTCCACAGCACCACCACCCGGCGTCATCTTCCTCCCATCCAGAGCGGGCAGCACCACGTGTTCAGTGCTGAACACACCACCAGAGACATCCTGTCCTTTATGGCCCAGGTTCAGGGTCTTCACGTGCCCA AGTCTTCCATGTATCTTCCTGTTACTCCTCTCATGAACAAGCACCGTAAATCTCTCAACCTGCTCGAGGTACCTCAGCCTAGCCCACATGGAGTAAAGCACAAG TCTCACAGCGCTGCTGATCTTCACCTGCCTCGAGATGCGCAGGGCAACACTGACTTTGCATCACTGGTGAGGCAGCTGAAGGAGTGCCCCACTCTGCAGGACCAAGCGGACATTCTTTATGTCCTCTATGTGATGAA AGGAGCTGATTGGCTGGTAGAGTTGTCAGGTCCGGGCCAGGGTGGAGCGAGCGTACGTACCCTGTTGGAGGAGCTGTATGTACAAGCTGGAGCTTGCAAGGAATGGGGTCTCATCAGATACATTTCTGGAGTACTACGCAAAAGAGTGGAGGTCCTCTCTGAG GCCTGCACAGATCTTATTTCTCACCACAAGCAGATAACAGTGGGTCTTCCTCCTGAACCCAGAGAAAGAGTCATCACCGT TCCTCTTCCTCCCGAGGAGCTGAATTGTCTCATCTATGAAGCCAGTGGTCAGGACATCAGTGTTGCTGTTCTTACTCAG GAGATCATGGTCTACTTAGCCATGTATGTGCGCTCCCAGCCCGCCCTGTTTGGAGACATGCTCCGACTCAGAATAGGACTCATCATGCAAGTGATGGCCACTGAGCTGGCTCGCAGCCTGCGATGCTCTG GGGAGGAGGCCTCTGAAAGCCTGATGAGCCTGAGTCCTTTTGGCATGAAGAACCTGCTGCATCACATCCTTAGTGGCAAGGAGTTCGGGGTGGAGAAAAGCA TGCGGCCTATCCAGTCAACAGCCACCAGTCCTGCCATTTCCATCCATGAACTAGGACACACCGGAGCCACCAAGACGGAGCGTTCAGGAATACATAAACTCAAGAGTGAGATCAGACAG TTGGATGACTCTCGGCCACTCAGT ATCCTCAGCGGTGGCGTCTCCACATGCAGCAATGTCACTTCGCCGCGCTCCACG CGCTGCAGCAGCCCCTCCACCCCGAGTGGGATGTTGTCCCCAGTGGGCTCTGGTGCAGGCGACGGACAGCTGCACTGGGAGGAGAGGCAAGGCCAGTGGTTGAGAAGACGCAGGCTGGATGGAGCTATCAACAGAGTACCAATGGGTTTCTACCAGAAGGTGTGGAAGATCCTCCAGAAGTGCCATGGTCTGTCCATTGATGGCTATGTGTTACCATCTTCTACTACAAGAGAG ATGACAGCGAAGGAAATCAAGTTTGCAGTGCAGGTGGAGTCTGTCCTCAACCATGTGCCTCAACCGGAATACAGACAGCTGCTGGTGGAGACTTTGACGGTTCTTGGCCTGGTAGCGGATGTGGATGTTGACAACATTGGTGGCATCATCCATGTGGACCGCATCCTACACATGGCTAACAACCTCTTCCTCTGCGACCAG AAGTCTAAAAGCGCCTGTGAgtatttcctggagaaggatccAGCAACGGGCATCTGCAACTTTTTCTATGATAGCGCCCCCAGTGGTCGCTATGGCACAATGACATATTTGTCCAAAGCTGTCATCACCTACGTCCAGGACTTCCTGCCGACTTCCAGCTGCATGATGCAGTGA